Proteins encoded by one window of Teretinema zuelzerae:
- a CDS encoding sensor histidine kinase gives MRIHWIADARFSLAVAFASIVAIGVKLCGRGAYSRKISTFILCLRFPGTVVLAFPFPDHPLLLFLFLSINGAEAVIYTNSRLKAACWALSPAALLFALPRRGWGIQTPDMSLPVAAAAAFGALCVIQAVYALQFYSRENRRIEEELFRRQRLIDQVYHLNTRFQDYALDAGLRSAENERRRITRDIHDIMGYTLVNLRVMLEVALDLAPEGSERLRALLSDAITHTREGLQSARADLRNLRSIDQGEESWMTRLYRIARTFSSATETDVSVDWGNVTRTNCPRLKTAVFQFVQEALTNAYKHGNARSISIGLRITGEAPADSLSVRVVDDGAGAADVTPGLGFSGIAERIQLLDGTTGYRSLDGGFEVWISIPMLSLRKDI, from the coding sequence TTGCGCATCCACTGGATCGCGGACGCCCGCTTTTCTCTTGCCGTTGCATTCGCTTCCATTGTCGCGATCGGCGTCAAGCTCTGCGGCCGCGGCGCGTATTCCCGCAAAATCTCGACGTTCATTCTCTGCCTCCGTTTTCCGGGAACCGTCGTTCTCGCGTTTCCCTTTCCCGACCATCCCCTGCTGCTCTTCCTCTTTCTGAGCATCAACGGCGCAGAAGCGGTCATTTACACCAACAGCAGGCTCAAGGCAGCCTGTTGGGCCCTATCGCCTGCGGCCCTCCTCTTCGCTCTTCCCCGCCGCGGCTGGGGAATCCAGACTCCGGACATGTCTCTTCCCGTCGCCGCCGCTGCCGCCTTCGGGGCTCTGTGCGTTATCCAGGCGGTTTACGCGCTTCAGTTCTATTCCCGGGAAAACCGGCGAATCGAAGAAGAACTATTCCGGCGCCAACGGTTGATCGATCAGGTCTACCATCTCAACACCCGGTTCCAGGATTACGCCCTTGACGCGGGCCTTCGCTCCGCGGAAAACGAGCGCAGGCGCATCACCCGCGACATCCATGATATAATGGGCTATACGCTGGTGAATCTCCGCGTAATGCTGGAGGTCGCCCTTGATCTCGCTCCTGAAGGAAGCGAACGGCTGCGCGCATTGCTTTCGGACGCCATTACGCACACCCGCGAAGGGCTGCAATCCGCCCGCGCGGACCTCCGAAATCTCAGAAGCATCGACCAGGGAGAAGAATCCTGGATGACCCGCCTTTACCGGATAGCGAGAACTTTCTCTTCTGCGACGGAAACCGACGTATCCGTCGACTGGGGGAATGTCACCCGGACGAACTGCCCCCGGTTGAAGACCGCTGTATTCCAGTTCGTCCAGGAAGCGCTCACAAACGCCTATAAGCACGGAAACGCGCGATCGATCTCGATCGGCCTCAGGATAACCGGCGAGGCTCCTGCAGACAGCCTTTCAGTGCGGGTCGTGGACGACGGCGCCGGGGCGGCGGACGTCACGCCGGGGCTCGGCTTCTCCGGCATCGCCGAGCGCATTCAGCTCCTCGATGGTACGACCGGCTACAGAAGCCTCGACGGAGGATTCGAAGTATGGATTTCGATTCCCATGCTCTCGCTGAGGAAGGATATATGA
- a CDS encoding response regulator transcription factor → MSERKIRVLIADDQKLFAENLKTVIETRADDLCVVGIAQDGEEAVRLAKELWPDVVLMDVCMPRLDGVKAIRELKRDLPKIKILVLTTFGDDDYVLEALKFGATGYLLKDISMPELIQTIRGVGAGNIMISPEVAITLLRNIEVQREEQSAPRQTEKVPEWIDSLVRRERQVLKLIGAGCNNYDIGSRLGLSEQTVKNYVSSIYDKTGIHDRIQIMRTAETLARFLEDA, encoded by the coding sequence ATGAGCGAACGGAAAATACGGGTTTTAATCGCGGACGACCAGAAACTGTTCGCAGAAAATCTGAAAACGGTCATTGAAACCAGGGCGGATGATCTGTGCGTGGTGGGAATCGCGCAGGACGGAGAGGAAGCGGTCCGCCTTGCGAAGGAACTCTGGCCCGACGTCGTTCTCATGGATGTGTGCATGCCCCGCCTGGACGGCGTCAAGGCCATCCGGGAGCTTAAGCGGGACCTCCCTAAAATCAAGATCCTCGTCCTGACCACATTCGGAGACGACGACTACGTCCTGGAGGCCTTAAAGTTCGGAGCGACCGGATACCTGCTGAAGGACATCTCGATGCCCGAGCTCATCCAGACCATACGCGGAGTCGGCGCGGGAAACATCATGATATCGCCCGAAGTCGCCATAACGCTGCTCAGAAACATCGAGGTCCAGCGGGAAGAACAGTCCGCCCCCCGGCAGACGGAAAAAGTCCCCGAATGGATAGACAGCCTCGTCAGACGCGAGCGCCAGGTGCTGAAGCTCATCGGCGCCGGCTGCAACAATTACGACATAGGCTCCCGCCTAGGGCTGAGCGAACAGACAGTCAAAAACTATGTCAGCTCGATCTATGATAAAACAGGAATTCACGACCGCATACAAATCATGAGGACGGCCGAAACGCTCGCCCGTTTTCTGGAGGACGCATGA